The stretch of DNA CAGCTAGTCAAAGATAAGAGAGGCAGTGTTAAAGCTACACACACTTACAGTAGACGGCATGATCCCGCAGAGCACGCTGAGATGCCTGGCTAGAGACGTTTACAATTGCACCTGGCACCCCTTGTGCAATCATCTGCCGAGCAACAATCTGGAAACAAAGGGATGCCAGAATCAGAGAGGGAGAAATCACCCTTCTGTTCAGTGGGAATCTTCCTGGGATATTACAGTAGACAAGAAAGCCAAAAATATCAAGAGGAAATAAGTCTTAGAGGCCTCACACTTtctaaaatgagagagagagacaaagcaAGAGAGTGAAGGGACAATATGCACAAATTGTCAGGTTTAACTTTGGGTTACAGTCCCTTTTGCCTCCAGTAGAGACTTATGTCCACTCTGCCAAACAACTTAGTCACTGTTGCTCACTGAGATAACTGTAGTCATAATTCCTCCTCACCTGGGAAACATGAAGCACAGACCGAAGATTCACATCAAGAGACCTACAAATAAATCAAATCAAAAAGTTACAAAGCAGTTGCAGCCCAGGCCAGAGAGGAATTGTTTTTGGGAGGCGAGAGAGGACAAGTGCTGCTAGAACCTTGGAAACACTGGGTGAAACTCTAGAACATAGATAGAAATGCCAGGCTGACTGGCTAGTAAGACTGATTACACTCACTTTCAGCAATAACCAGTCATCACAAGTAAGCTATTTAGTGACCTCTTCCCCTGTGCAGAGGGAAAGGTGCAGTCTGCTTCTTCACATTATTTCTAGCAGGACTGTGTTCTTTGGCAGACTGATCTAGTACCTTCATTAAAGTTTAAACAGAGAGGCCTGGGCCTGAGCCAGTGTCTCCTCTTAGGCTAATCAAACCTTCACAAGGCTTTAAAGCAACAAATAAATCTGCTATATGATGTGTAGAAACAGCATTTCTTGTATTTGCCATATAAGCCTTCCTTAGTCAGGTTGTCACAAGCCCGTTCTACACAATGATCTAAGTAGAACCTGTGCATTTTATAATCTAGCTACAAATCAATCAATTCTTTAATATAGCCACACATTTGCCATTTTTAATGAAGGGACAAAGCATGATCCATCTTCTCAGATTCACCATATCCCGTAGCATAAAGCTCACACCCAACTGGGGCTCTTTTTAcaaatgacattttgtttttgaagaaaataatttttaattttccacACTGTCTTATACTCCTTTACCTAGCTTTGTCTTCTCTAGCTGAATTGTGTTATCAACAATTGTGTTTCAATATAGGAGGGACTGGGTCAGCGCTAGCCTGGGAGATCTGGGTAAATAGCTTAGTTAACAGCAAAAGGCACTCTTCTCTTCCAGCCAGGTTGGCTAGAGGGGCCTTGCAGTGTAAGAGGTGAAGCTGCAAGGTTCTGGCTACTCAGTAACAGCATGAAATAGGCTCAGTGCTTCACTTAGCTCTTTCTGATGTTTAAAAACAGGGTAAAAGGTGATTACTTGAAGTATAGTAAAGAAAAGCAGTCAAAACCAGTAACAATAAACCACTGAGAAAGTGAATATTAAAGGCAATCCAgaagtgtgtgtgagagagacacTGGTGCCTACTCACCAGGTACTTTCCTTCATAACAGATACCAATTTCTGGAAAGCTTTGTCACAAATTTTGTGTGTGTTCACTGTTTTGCTAAAGATCAGCACAGAACACCTCTCCGCCACTGGTGCAAGGCGGAGCAGAGGCCAGGGGCACCACTCCGGCCGTGCGGGACGGCGGCACTCACCGGTCCAGGGCCTCGCGGGTCACCTCCAGGAAGGGCTGCAGCAGTGCAACGGCCGCGTTGTTCACCAGCAGCTCGAAGGGCCCCGCCGTGCGCAGCGCCGCCTCCGTGGCCTCCCAGTCGGCCAGGTCCAGGCACAGGGGCTCGATGCCGGGACACTGCGGCAAGGGTGGTCTCagcgggaccgggggggggggggggggggacggggatgggggcTGCCCCGGACCATCactgtcccgggggggggggggaagggctgtGTCTGGGAACAGGAttagccggggggggggagggcctgTCCCGGGGGCGGCGCATTCCAGGCCCGGGaccgtccgggggggggggagggcagagggtgTCCCGCGCCGGGaccgtccgggggggggggggcccagaggGTGTCCCGCGCCGGGACCGTCCGGGGGGTCCCGGGCGCCGGCCGGTACCTCCTGCGCCAGGCTCTCCAGGTCGGCCGCAGTGCGGCTCAGCGCGGTCACGCGGGCCCCGGCCCTGCTCAGCGCCGCGGCCACGGCGCGCCCGATCCCTGCGGGGAGACGGCgtcagccccggcccggcccccgacCCGGCCCCCgaacccggcccggcccggtcacCTTTGCCGGCCCCAGTCACCagggcccggcggccgcggaAGCCGAGCTGCGGCTCCATGCTGCGGGCGGGCTGCGGCCTGGGcgtgcccggggccggggcggcgccggggcctggcagcgccggggcgggggcggctctggggcccggggcggcgggatcTGACCCCCGGCgtcccccggcccgccgccgctcccggcccgccgAGGGGGGGGTGTGGagcgggcccggccgggggggggggggggggaagcggcccGCGCCCTGGGAACGGCCGAGCCTGCAGCACCCGGGTCCGGCGGAGCCACCACCCCGCGACGGGCCCGGCGGGTCCGAGCCGCccgcgagaagggcagagccgGGCCCGGTCgctgcagccccatccccagAGAGGGGGGGTGCCCCCGCCGAGGCCACCTCCGGGCTCCCCTACCAGGAGACAGGCACCCAGAGCTCACTTTTTTGGCTCTGGTTCTCGCTAAAGCACCATAGTGAGAGGCCACAGAAAAAACAGGCTTTTTATGAGACAGTGCAAGGATCTGCTTCACCTCATAACTGGAAGTTGCTGATGAAGTTTGTGAACTGCCCTGGACTAATCATCAATGCCTAGGAAATCAGCTGCACAGATGCAGGATCCACGTGCCTGAGGTATTAGGCACACAGGATTTCTCATGCAGCACCCCTGTGACAACAGCAGCGTGCTCCAAGGTACAACAGAAGCAAACAGACTAGAAATAGTTAAGCAGTCAAAAATGATAAGCTACTGCATCATAACTTAGTTCTGATGATAGTGAGGGAGGCAGCTCCAGCTTTCCCCTGCTTTGCAGTGCTGGCACTGTGCAGCAGTGGAGCACCAAGGACAATTATGCAGCCTATTAACATGCTTCAGTGATAGATGCAGAGGTCTGCTTGTAATACTGCATGATTCAGCTATTGCTTTCTGAGGACTCTCAGAGCTGCTGTGGCATGTTTAGTATGTGCTGAGATAGATTTACAACAGTTAGTTAATTTATTCCTTATTCCACTTATTTTACTTTACTCTGGTATCATCATCAGCTGCAAGGCTTCTTCTCACCCATATTCCTTCTTAAGCACACCCAAGTATACTTGGCACAAAGTCTGACAGAGGCTTCCATTTTCTGCAGTACAGGTCTTATTGTCTGTTTATGGTaaagaaacacaacagaaaacacagcttttcacatatgtaaatatttattgTATAGAATCATTTTGTGTATGAGACATTAGTTTAATTGAAAAGCTCCATCCTGATATATCCATAAAGCCTACTGTATTGTCAACACTTCGAAGTCTTAAAAGAAGCTTGAACACATTGAACAGCTCTGTATTGCCATGCCAAAGAACGTGGTCCCTTTTCAGCTTAATAAACACCCTATGAGCATTAGGTATGCCAAACAGGCAACATACTAAATTTAAGATGATTAGTGAATACACAGTGTGAAACTTCTACAATTCAGTTTTGCTGCCATCAGTATGAAGTGGTGTTGGTTTTGAACTGCAGTTTGCAGCAATGATTACTACTTGTTCCACACTGTCTGCAGTATCTGACAAGAAGCTGCTCTCAGTGGAAGAGGAACTCCAACAGAAAAGAGTTCAAAATTTATGTCTGGGGATAAACTTAAGAGCTCATGAAGCTTTACAGCTTTCTGCTGTAGGAGGTTGAAAACAAGAACctaacaaatgttttaaaaagcagtGGTATTTATATGGATACCAGGAATCTCCACAGCTATTAATGACAAATTATAAAACCACAGGACACCTCAGTTCTAGTGAGCAGACCTAATGGAGAGGTAGAACATCCCACAGGCAGAACATCCCATAGCCAACTATTCCGCAAGTCCTACTCTATCCTCTGTAACAGACTGTCAGTGTTAC from Apteryx mantelli isolate bAptMan1 chromosome 19, bAptMan1.hap1, whole genome shotgun sequence encodes:
- the DCXR gene encoding L-xylulose reductase — translated: MEPQLGFRGRRALVTGAGKGIGRAVAAALSRAGARVTALSRTAADLESLAQECPGIEPLCLDLADWEATEAALRTAGPFELLVNNAAVALLQPFLEVTREALDRSLDVNLRSVLHVSQIVARQMIAQGVPGAIVNVSSQASQRALRDHAVYCSTKSALDMLSKVMAMELGPHKIRVNTVNPTVVMTDMGRINWSDPQKSAAMINRIPLGKFAEVDDVVNSILFLLSDKSAMTTGSSLMVDGGFLVS